The following coding sequences lie in one Pseudomonas svalbardensis genomic window:
- a CDS encoding non-ribosomal peptide synthetase, whose translation MSGLQGFRISPQQASVYPHINDAVEHSFSCHLQWSLSRPVDADALNSRLLALMADSEILRTRLMPVPGLRHPVQVIHDNCALAVTVQDLRQRSCAEQEIELTRLAAQARDWTNPLAVTLVQLSNEQSVLDLAAASSHFDLASLKLLAGVLLQDTQPDLSESLQYADYAEWRWSLTEDEPDHPGVNFWKPLSETEQPTLQLSLEDTIGSGFVPAHMEIAVPTDLARHPALTSNLMLTAWAAVLGRLAGQQQVPITLIHESRGPELENALGLFEQCLPVRIDLDAQTTLLEQSKHVGATVERTVGWQDYYTQNLNGGYAFAWRSGDAQERFASAVMNPVKACLNVRQLPDSLQAHIVYDRHTLSAEAAACLAEQWLQLLLGALAEPQQAWAHLPLNGPLQAQIIGAQPSLPSIEPVTLVELIARQVQQQPNAIALSDKDGDLSYAQLDACATYLAHQLAAAGIGPGVPVGILFARSNAAIIAMLAVLKAGGAYVPVDPTYPADRRAYMLADSAIAHIVVSAELADSVPASLQRFVLDDLTTSNTNDLPPLPMPDADDLAYLIYTSGSTGAPKAVEISHGALSFSTQVRMAAYEAPVRAYLLLSSFAFDSSVAGIFWTLAQGGRLVLPATGEELEMARLAQLIAQHRVSHGLSLPSLYQALLDQLQRAGAVDSLECWIVAGEACPPSLIAQHSKTLPHARLVNEYGPTEATVWATYEVLDPSRALTIGRPIAGMDLRVLNEHGVTSGIGEPGEIVLAGPTLARGYRNKPEETAKAFVTLADGTRAYSTGDLACWLADGRLAFLGRKDHQVKLRGYRIELGEIERQLCSHSDVREAAVIVQEHAAGKRLLAYILAAHGYAPDSEAIKRFLGERLPSYMVPARVLTLATFPRTPNGKLDTRQLPDPDQFDEGAHVEPRNAMETTLQTIVAKVLKLSTVSVTENFFAIGGDSILSLQVVAQAHEQGIALSAKHVFERQTIAAMAEVAQPLAAIAVEPQPDSTEFSASGMSDDEMQALMAELNEADL comes from the coding sequence ATGAGCGGACTTCAAGGTTTTCGTATTTCGCCGCAACAGGCATCGGTGTACCCGCACATCAACGACGCGGTCGAACACTCGTTCAGTTGCCATTTGCAGTGGTCGTTATCCCGGCCGGTGGACGCCGACGCGCTGAACAGCCGTCTGCTGGCGCTGATGGCCGACAGTGAAATCCTGCGCACGCGCCTGATGCCGGTGCCGGGCCTGCGCCACCCGGTGCAAGTGATTCACGACAACTGCGCACTGGCGGTGACCGTTCAGGACTTGCGTCAGCGCAGCTGCGCCGAACAGGAAATCGAGTTGACCCGCCTTGCCGCGCAGGCCCGCGACTGGACGAATCCGCTCGCCGTGACGCTGGTGCAACTGTCGAACGAACAATCGGTGCTGGACCTGGCCGCCGCCAGCAGCCACTTCGACCTCGCCAGCCTGAAACTGCTGGCGGGCGTATTGCTGCAAGACACCCAACCCGACCTGTCCGAATCGCTGCAATACGCCGATTACGCCGAGTGGCGCTGGAGCCTGACGGAAGACGAGCCGGACCATCCGGGCGTGAACTTCTGGAAACCTTTGAGCGAAACCGAACAGCCGACCTTGCAGCTGTCGCTTGAAGACACCATCGGCAGCGGATTTGTGCCGGCACATATGGAGATCGCAGTCCCCACCGATCTCGCCCGCCACCCGGCCCTGACCTCAAACCTGATGCTGACTGCCTGGGCCGCAGTACTCGGACGACTCGCCGGCCAGCAGCAGGTCCCGATCACATTGATCCACGAAAGCCGTGGCCCGGAACTGGAAAACGCTTTGGGTTTGTTCGAGCAGTGCCTGCCGGTGCGCATCGATCTGGATGCTCAGACGACCCTACTGGAGCAAAGCAAACATGTCGGCGCCACGGTCGAACGGACTGTTGGCTGGCAGGACTATTACACCCAGAACCTCAATGGTGGTTACGCCTTTGCCTGGCGTTCGGGCGATGCCCAGGAACGTTTTGCCAGCGCTGTAATGAACCCGGTAAAGGCCTGCCTGAATGTACGACAATTGCCCGACAGCCTTCAGGCCCACATCGTTTACGACCGCCACACGCTAAGCGCCGAAGCGGCGGCCTGTCTCGCCGAACAATGGCTGCAACTGCTGCTGGGCGCGTTGGCCGAACCGCAGCAAGCCTGGGCTCATCTGCCACTGAACGGACCGCTTCAGGCACAGATCATCGGTGCCCAACCGAGCTTGCCGTCGATTGAACCGGTGACCCTGGTCGAGCTGATTGCCCGTCAGGTTCAGCAGCAACCGAACGCTATCGCGCTCAGCGACAAGGACGGCGACCTGAGCTACGCCCAGCTCGATGCCTGCGCGACTTATCTGGCCCATCAACTGGCGGCGGCCGGGATCGGTCCGGGCGTGCCCGTCGGCATTCTGTTCGCCCGCAGCAACGCCGCCATCATCGCCATGCTTGCGGTATTGAAGGCCGGTGGCGCTTACGTGCCGGTTGATCCGACCTACCCGGCGGATCGCCGCGCCTACATGCTCGCCGACAGCGCCATTGCACACATCGTGGTCAGCGCCGAGCTGGCCGACAGCGTGCCCGCCAGCCTGCAACGCTTCGTGCTGGATGACCTGACGACCTCCAACACCAACGACCTGCCGCCACTGCCCATGCCCGACGCGGATGACCTGGCGTACCTGATTTACACCTCCGGTTCCACCGGCGCACCGAAAGCCGTGGAAATCAGCCACGGTGCACTGAGTTTCTCCACGCAGGTACGCATGGCCGCTTATGAGGCGCCGGTGCGCGCCTACCTGCTGCTGTCATCGTTTGCCTTCGACAGCTCGGTCGCCGGGATCTTCTGGACCCTGGCCCAGGGCGGGCGTCTGGTGCTGCCAGCGACCGGCGAAGAGCTTGAGATGGCCCGTCTGGCGCAGTTGATTGCCCAGCATCGGGTCAGCCACGGTCTATCGCTGCCGTCGCTGTATCAGGCCTTGCTCGATCAGTTACAGCGTGCCGGGGCTGTCGACAGCCTTGAGTGCTGGATTGTCGCCGGTGAAGCCTGCCCGCCATCGTTGATCGCCCAGCACAGCAAAACCTTGCCGCACGCGCGACTAGTGAATGAATACGGCCCCACCGAAGCCACGGTCTGGGCCACTTATGAAGTGCTGGACCCGAGCCGGGCGTTGACCATTGGCCGGCCGATTGCCGGCATGGACCTGCGCGTACTGAACGAACACGGCGTCACCAGCGGCATCGGCGAACCGGGCGAAATCGTCCTCGCCGGCCCAACCCTGGCGCGGGGTTATCGCAATAAGCCCGAAGAAACCGCCAAGGCCTTCGTCACCCTGGCCGATGGCACCCGCGCCTACAGCACCGGCGACCTGGCCTGCTGGCTGGCTGATGGGCGCCTGGCGTTCCTCGGCCGCAAGGACCATCAGGTCAAGTTGCGCGGCTACCGCATCGAACTCGGGGAAATCGAGCGTCAACTGTGCAGCCATAGCGATGTGCGCGAAGCCGCAGTGATCGTGCAGGAGCACGCCGCCGGCAAGCGTCTGCTGGCCTACATCCTGGCCGCTCATGGCTACGCGCCGGACTCGGAAGCGATCAAGCGCTTTCTCGGTGAACGCCTGCCGTCGTACATGGTGCCGGCCCGGGTGCTGACCCTGGCGACCTTCCCGCGCACGCCCAACGGCAAGCTCGACACTCGCCAGTTACCCGACCCGGACCAGTTCGACGAAGGCGCCCATGTGGAACCGCGCAATGCGATGGAAACCACCCTGCAAACGATCGTCGCCAAGGTCTTGAAGCTGTCGACCG